A single genomic interval of Lucilia cuprina isolate Lc7/37 chromosome 2, ASM2204524v1, whole genome shotgun sequence harbors:
- the LOC111689231 gene encoding uncharacterized protein LOC111689231, giving the protein MLQTKFYSVFLIISIVQFSWAGVIRPPSPIISDEAKEEFERQVRLETEEFLNNIFKNQIGFFNKVKTSLDPATQRYKDIETYVGKLEVAKEEKSLDKKDELYFDSLRKIDKSTLFLNERQETGLEDDDYQKILEENGLKDLMKNFLADVAVYFWKMAKHSGKVVESTMDRFIENMQKDKVVF; this is encoded by the exons atgttgcagaCAAAGTTTTAtagtgtatttttaataatttctatagtGCAA ttttcctGGGCAGGAGTTATAAGACCTCCTTCACCCATTATCAGTGATGAGGCTAAAGAAGAATTTGAAAGACAAGTGCGTTTAGAAACTGAAGAgtttcttaataatattttcaaaaatcaaatcggtttctttaataaagtaaaaacatCTTTGGATCCTGCTACACAGCGTTATAAGGATATAGAAACCTATGTGGGTAAATTGGAGGTGGCCAAAGAAGAGAAAAGTTTAGATAAAAAAGATGAATTATATTTTGATTCTTTAAGAAAG atcgACAAATCTACTTTGTTTCTCAATGAACGTCAAGAAACCGGTTTAGAAGATGATGATTATCAAAAGATCTTAGAGGAAAATGGTCTTAaagatttaatgaaaaatttcttaGCCGATGTTGcggtatatttttggaaaatggctAAACATAGCGGTAAAGTGGTAGAGTCCACTATGGAtcgttttattgaaaatatgcaaaaagaTAAAGTTGTATTttag